One window of the Megalops cyprinoides isolate fMegCyp1 chromosome 2, fMegCyp1.pri, whole genome shotgun sequence genome contains the following:
- the LOC118773249 gene encoding LOW QUALITY PROTEIN: platelet glycoprotein V (The sequence of the model RefSeq protein was modified relative to this genomic sequence to represent the inferred CDS: substituted 1 base at 1 genomic stop codon), with protein sequence MIIKSPTYSLLVPLSLNSKFCVLCLSPGAMWFAFLLLLLGQQLSHGNSCPGACQCYTNGAVQCQGGIRDVPSPIPVNTNHLYLIRTQITALGEQSFQQLSFLLRLGVSHGPLKTIHPATFDLVPQLLSLKLSSNELSFLPLQVFGNLSGLEQLFLDTNXLVSLQPGLFDALLNLTQLDLSKNLLTHLDRDIFRNLIGLRFLNLAQNFLSQLPGTIFGSLTSLRYLALYSNQLVTFQVGTFSNLTNLLGLDIFKNKIENIPPHLFWSLCNLENLTLSSNALQHIPGESFYYMPKLTKLTFYKNPLTFLPEQLIGHVPRLKQFYLYETELNTVPENLFANMTALESLSLNINRKLEHLPRNIFCCLPNLHRLNLHSNNLQSLHHDIFSALNNLSSLILHSNKLHSLPGDIFHNLPRLADISLHNNNFESLPGNVLSMVSSLRKVTLQNNPWNCTCNILDLAEWMSHRQRLISDYDHVLCQVPSRLLNHTVGSLTSEFLQCGSPSVEGHMVPFFPTDVSRIATSGSLDKHLVTYSSREASTITTDTVSSEKTSSPSLSLKTSYFSTAGAANKIKSIPSTATLVTSPSNTPTFPHTTSEGHTTEGSSYASSGAFYEVVVLEAKNSIVHNNRYKGWVYLWMLPPSGPYSTFLITLHIILVATAMSLLIANAFAQYRLNNCFTLATN encoded by the exons GACTTATTCCTTGCTGGTGCCACTTTCTCTAAATTCAAAG ttttgtgtcTTGTGCCTTTCCCCAGGAGCCATGTGGTTTGCTTTCCTGTTGCTCCTGCTTGGTCAGCAGCTcagccatggcaacagctgcCCTGGTGCCTGCCAATGCTACACGAatggtgcagtgcagtgccaGGGGGGAATCAGAGATGTGCCCTCCCCAATACCTGTCAATACAAACCACCTGTATTTGATTCGGACTCAGATAACAGCTCTGGGTGAGCAAAGCTTCCAGCAGTTGTCGTTTTTGCTCCGACTGGGAGTCAGTCATGGTCCTCTAAAAACCATCCACCCTGCAACATTCGACTTGGTGCCACAGCTCCTCTCCCTGAAGTTATCATCCAACGAGCTCTCCTTCTTACCCCTTCAAGTGTTTGGAAATCTGTCTGGTCTTGAGCAGTTGTTTCTTGACACCAACTAGCTAGTGTCACTTCAGCCAGGCTTATTTGATGCCCTCCTGAATCTGACTCAACTGGACCTCAGCAAAAACCTCCTCACACACCTTGACAGAGACATCTTCCGGAATCTTATCGGCCTCCGCTTCCTGAATTTGGCACAAAATTTTCTGAGCCAACTTCCTGGTACCATATTTGGCTCTTTGACTAGCCTACGGTACCTTGCGCTCTACTCAAATCAGTTGGTGACTTTCCAAGTCGGCACCTTCAGCAACCTGACGAACCTTCTTGGACTTGACATCTTCAAGAACAAGATTGAAAACATCCCACCTCATCTGTTCTGGTCCCTGTGCAACTTAGAGAACCTCACCTTATCCTCCAATGCACTCCAGCATATCCCAGGTGAGAGCTTCTACTACATGCCTAAACTCACTAAACTCACCTTCTACAAAAACCCTCTCACTTTCTTACCAGAGCAACTCATTGGGCATGTGCCAAGACTAAAACAGTTTTACCTGTATGAAACAGAGTTAAACACTGTCCCAGAGAATTTATTTGCTAACATGACCGCACTGGAAAGTCTTTCACTCAACATTAACAGAAAGCTGGAGCATCTGCCAAGGAATATCTTCTGTTGCCTGCCCAACCTCCATAGACTCAACCTACATTCAAACAATTTACAGTCTTTGCATCATGACATTTTCTCTGCCCTGAATAACCTCAGTTCCCTAATTCTTCATTCCAACAAGCTTCACTCCCTCCCAGGTGATATCTTTCACAATCTTCCAAGACTTGCAGACATCAGTCTACACAACAACAACTTTGAATCCCTTCCTGGCAATGTTCTATCAATGGTATCTTCGCTGAGGAAAGTCACCCTGCAGAACAACCCCTGGAATTGCACCTGCAACATCCTGGATCTTGCGGAATGGATGAGCCACAGGCAGAGATTAATCAGTGATTATGATCATGTGCTGTGCCAAGTGCCCTCTCGATTACTGAACCACACTGTGGGCTCACTGACCTCTGAGTTCCTTCAGTGTGGAAGCCCATCTGTTGAAGGTCATATGGTCCCATTCTTCCCCACAGACGTAAGCAGGATTGCGACATCTGGCAGTTTAGACAAACATCTGGTCACTTACTCTTCTAGAGAAGCTAGTACCATAACCACTGATACTGTGTCCTCAGAGAAAACATCAAGTCCCTCCTTGTCTCTTAAAACCTCTTATTTCTCTACAGCAGGAGCTGCTAATAAGATTAAGTCAATTCCATCAACTGCAACTCTCGTGACATCTCCGTCAAACACCCCCACATTTCCACACACAACATCTGAAGGCCACACAACAGAAGGCAGTTCCTATGCTTCCTCTGGAGCTTTTTATGAAGTTGTTGTACTGGAGGCCAAAAACAGCATTGTACATAATAACCGCTACAAGGGCTGGGTTTACCTATGGATGCTGCCCCCGAGTGGCCCCTACAGCACATTCCTGATAACTTTACATATCATTCTGGTGGCAACAGCGATGAGTTTGCTCATAGCCAATGCTTTTGCCCAATACAGACTAAACAATTGCTTCACATTGGCTACAAATTAG
- the lrrc15 gene encoding leucine-rich repeat-containing protein 15 — MDLAMYLFMLLGVYAASRVVGGCPDGCQCTVNKVQCLRISEFPSTIPSTTKTLFMANTGFSSLKPSDFNHFAESLVMFLIRDSRVEEILPGTFDKTSNLVALGLLGNELQNLPGELFKNLRHLESLVLSNTKIRDFHPDLFSSLVALKNLDLSKNPFTSIPDGAFSHLTNLEEIILARNNISQLSVETFRGLEKLKALRLNRNTIKEIPAGSFDDLVNLEELSLQDNQIEHIPEHLFSKQQKLKILYLSNNRLSLLPAGIFSNLPNLIRITLYENQLQSISTGAFGPMALKELWLYDNQLTHLEDNVFTNLTHLQLLVLSRNNISSISAGAFSGMTELGEVSLHTNRLTTFEEGTFTGLSMLVNISLQHNQIRSLPGKLLHGLPALRKLDLHNNSLPNLPQELLDSLVMAKELILTQNPLRCDRDILPLRDWIRRYPSKVLTSSPLLCLLPAPLRNTNIANLTNEDVMPLTTQSLTTIISTSTHALVTPTEMRRKPHTPPPKKSTPATPAAPANTISPTKQDNSGADGNEGHLSRNTVFIICALICTAIIASAIICVCWKRRKCSSSDLHQQAKNSSII, encoded by the coding sequence ATGGATCTGGCCATGTACTTATTCATGCTCCTCGGTGTGTACGCTGCCAGCAGGGTTGTAGGAGGTTGTCCTGATGGATGCCAGTGCACAGTCAATAAAGTTCAGTGCCTGAGAATCTCAGAGTTTCCAAGCACCATTCCCTCTACAACCAAAACACTCTTCATGGCCAACACCGGATTCTCCTCTTTAAAGCCCAgtgattttaatcattttgctGAGTCTCTTGTGATGTTCTTAATCAGGGATTCTAGGGTAGAAGAAATATTGCCCGGGACGTTTGACAAAACAAGTAACCTAGTTGCACTTGGCCTCTTGGGAAATGAACTCCAGAATCTCCCAGGTGAACTGTTCAAAAATCTGAGGCATCTTGAATCCCTTGTTCTAAGCAACACCAAAATACGTGATTTCCACCCTGACCTGTTCTCATCTCTTGTGGCCTTGAAGAATCTGGACCTGAGCAAGAACCCCTTCACCTCTATTCCAGATGGAGCTTTCAGCCACCTCACAAATCTGGAGGAAATCATACTGGCAAGAAACAACATTAGCCAACTTTCAGTAGAGACATTCCGAGGACTTGAAAAGCTGAAGGCCCTTAGGCTCAACAGAAATACAATTAAAGAGATCCCAGCTGGCAGCTTCGATGACCTGGTGAACCTGGAGGAGCTGTCCTTACAGGACAATCAGATTGAACACATTCCAGAGCATCTGTTCTCCAAGCAGCAGAAACTTAAGATACTATACCTGTCTAACAATCGTTTATCACTGCTTCCTGCAGGCATCTTCTCAAACCTCCCTAACCTCATTCGAATAACCCTCTATGAAAACCAGCTCCAGAGCATATCCACAGGTGCTTTTGGTCCCATGGCTCTCAAGGAACTCTGGTTATATGATAACCAACTGACTCACCTGGAGGACAACGTGTTCACCAATCTGACCCACCTACAGCTACTAGTGCTAAGCCGCAATAATATCAGCTCTATCTCTGCTGGTGCCTTTAGTGGCATGACAGAGTTGGGTGAGGTGTCCCTGCACACTAACAGGCTCACCACCTTTGAGGAAGGCACATTCACTGGACTCTCCATGTTGGTGAATATCTCTCTGCAGCACAACCAAATCCGTTCTCTTCCTGGGAAGCTACTCCATGGCCTGCCTGCCCTCAGAAAACTGGACCTCCATAACAACTCTCTGCCCAATCTGCCTCAGGAGCTCCTGGACAGCCTGGTTATGGCCAAAGAGTTGATTCTCACACAGAACCCCCTGAGATGTGACCGGGACATCCTGCCTCTCAGAGACTGGATTAGGCGCTACCCCTCAAAGGTGCTGACCAGTAGCCCCCTTCTGTGTCTCTTACCTGCACCTTTGCGCAACACAAATATCGCCAACCTGACCAATGAGGATGTGATGCCTTTGACAACACAGAGTCTGACCACCATCATTTCCACCAGCACACATGCCTTGGTCACTCCAACAGAGATGAGGAGAAAGCCTCACACCCCGCCACCTAAGAAGAGTACCCCCGCCACACCTGCTGCCCCTGCCAACACCATTTCCCCAACAAAACAGGACAACAGCGGCGCCGACGGCAATGAGGGGCACCTGTCCAGGAACACCGTATTCATCATCTGCGCCTTAATCTGTACCGCCATCATTGCCAGTGCCATCATTTGTGTCTGCTGGAAGAGAAGGAAATGCTCCAGCAGTGACCTGCATCAGCAGGCAAAGAACAGTTCAATCATTTAG
- the LOC118772833 gene encoding carboxypeptidase N subunit 2 isoform X1 — translation MYLDYKKLGNMYLRHCIYFLLLLFGCAAEECANEEECPKDYQDVYDKSISNIPSTLKAGATEVFFVGSLISTIPVGAFTNSPQLEKVEFLNTPTISIERGAFEGLDKVHSIEISNTPLTSLPVGVFQNLPMLESLILKLNKIQRLEKGLFDGLRKLRELHLHTNEIVSIDEGTFDELDNLQLLHLAKNNITSISTEMFSKLKKLATLRLYENDITAVPAGIFNDLTNLKEIALQGNKISVLPPNLFFANKKLQKIILEQNLLTGLPPEIFVGLPLIKQLSLQKNQITSLPPVLFGEMPTLSEVKLNQNNLTALPPGVFSPIIKLKKLDLSQNQFTSLFSRYFEGLESLLELNLQKNLIETLEPTTFENVTSLTTLKLTDNKLRTLPEGVFDTLPKLKKIYLNNNPWHCDCKLKSFVNWMKANTKKIMSSTPETCDLPEGLKGQHLLSLTEDQLICPTNPPGGKSFCNLFVRLRLKLCECDATCCACTLDSI, via the exons ATGTACTTGGATTATAAGAAATTG GGAAACATGTATCTCAgacactgcatttattttttgcttctgttgtttGGCTGTGCTGCTGAAGAATGTGCGAATGAAGAGGAATGTCCTAAAGATTACCAGGATGTATATGACAAGAGCATAAGCAATATCCCATCCACCCTGAAAGCTGGAGCAACTGAGGTCTTTTTTGTAGGAAGTCTAATCTCCACCATTCCAGTTGGAGCATTCACCAACAGTCCTCAGCTGGAAAAGGTGGAATTCCTGAACACACCTACCATTTCCATAGAAAGAGGTGCATTTGAGGGTTTGGATAAAGTGCATTCCATTGAAATCTCAAATACGCCGCTGACATCGTTACCTGTGGGAGTTTTTCAGAATCTGCCAATGCTTGAAAGTCTGATTCTAAAACTCAACAAAATTCAGCGCCTTGAGAAGGGCTTATTTGATGGTCTCAGAAAGCTAAGAGAGCTCCATCTCCACACCAATGAAATTGTCTCAATTGATGAGGGAACATTTGATGAGCTTGACAACCTACAACTCCTTCACCTGGCTAAGAATAACATTACCTCTATCtccacagaaatgttttcaaagctTAAAAAATTGGCTACACTCAGACTTTatgaaaatgacatcactgctgttcCAGCTGGGATCTTCAATGATCTGACAAATCTGAAAGAGATTGCCTTACAAGGGAATAAAATCTCAGTGTTACCacctaatttattttttgctaataagaaattgcaaaaaataattttagagCAAAATCTGTTAACTGGATTGCCCCCTGAAATCTTTGTTGGCCTTCCTCTGATTAAACAGTTGTCACTTCAGAAGAATCAAATAACGAGTCTGCCTCCTGTGCTCTTTGGGGAAATGCCCACACTTAGTGAGGTGAAACTCAATCAAAACAATCTCACTGCCCTTCCACCAGGAGTATTCAGTCCCATcatcaaactgaaaaaactgGACTTATCGCAAAATCAATTTACATCTTTGTTCAGTAGGTATTTTGAAGGTCTGGAAAGCCTCCTAGAATTGAACCTACAAAAAAACTTGATTGAAACATTAGAACCAACAACCTTTGAAAACGTAACCAGCCTGACTACCCTAAAGCTAACGGATAATAAGCTGAGGACTCTTCCTGAAGGTGTATTTGATACTTTACCAAAACTCAAGAAGATATATCTCAACAATAACCCTTGGCATTGTGACTGCAAGCTGAAGTCTTTTGTCAACTGGATGAAAGCCAACACAAAAAAGATTATGTCCTCCACTCCAGAGACTTGTGATCTTCCTGAAGGTTTGAAAGGACAACATCTCTTGTCCCTCACAGAGGATCAACTAATATGTCCAACGAATCCACCAG
- the LOC118772833 gene encoding carboxypeptidase N subunit 2 isoform X2, giving the protein MYLDYKKLGNMYLRHCIYFLLLLFGCAAEECANEEECPKDYQDVYDKSISNIPSTLKAGATEVFFVGSLISTIPVGAFTNSPQLEKVEFLNTPTISIERGAFEGLDKVHSIEISNTPLTSLPVGVFQNLPMLESLILKLNKIQRLEKGLFDGLRKLRELHLHTNEIVSIDEGTFDELDNLQLLHLAKNNITSISTEMFSKLKKLATLRLYENDITAVPAGIFNDLTNLKEIALQGNKISVLPPNLFFANKKLQKIILEQNLLTGLPPEIFVGLPLIKQLSLQKNQITSLPPVLFGEMPTLSEVKLNQNNLTALPPGVFSPIIKLKKLDLSQNQFTSLFSRYFEGLESLLELNLQKNLIETLEPTTFENVTSLTTLKLTDNKLRTLPEGVFDTLPKLKKIYLNNNPWHCDCKLKSFVNWMKANTKKIMSSTPETCDLPEGLKGQHLLSLTEDQLICPTNPPGGKSFCNLFVRLRLKLCERDATK; this is encoded by the exons ATGTACTTGGATTATAAGAAATTG GGAAACATGTATCTCAgacactgcatttattttttgcttctgttgtttGGCTGTGCTGCTGAAGAATGTGCGAATGAAGAGGAATGTCCTAAAGATTACCAGGATGTATATGACAAGAGCATAAGCAATATCCCATCCACCCTGAAAGCTGGAGCAACTGAGGTCTTTTTTGTAGGAAGTCTAATCTCCACCATTCCAGTTGGAGCATTCACCAACAGTCCTCAGCTGGAAAAGGTGGAATTCCTGAACACACCTACCATTTCCATAGAAAGAGGTGCATTTGAGGGTTTGGATAAAGTGCATTCCATTGAAATCTCAAATACGCCGCTGACATCGTTACCTGTGGGAGTTTTTCAGAATCTGCCAATGCTTGAAAGTCTGATTCTAAAACTCAACAAAATTCAGCGCCTTGAGAAGGGCTTATTTGATGGTCTCAGAAAGCTAAGAGAGCTCCATCTCCACACCAATGAAATTGTCTCAATTGATGAGGGAACATTTGATGAGCTTGACAACCTACAACTCCTTCACCTGGCTAAGAATAACATTACCTCTATCtccacagaaatgttttcaaagctTAAAAAATTGGCTACACTCAGACTTTatgaaaatgacatcactgctgttcCAGCTGGGATCTTCAATGATCTGACAAATCTGAAAGAGATTGCCTTACAAGGGAATAAAATCTCAGTGTTACCacctaatttattttttgctaataagaaattgcaaaaaataattttagagCAAAATCTGTTAACTGGATTGCCCCCTGAAATCTTTGTTGGCCTTCCTCTGATTAAACAGTTGTCACTTCAGAAGAATCAAATAACGAGTCTGCCTCCTGTGCTCTTTGGGGAAATGCCCACACTTAGTGAGGTGAAACTCAATCAAAACAATCTCACTGCCCTTCCACCAGGAGTATTCAGTCCCATcatcaaactgaaaaaactgGACTTATCGCAAAATCAATTTACATCTTTGTTCAGTAGGTATTTTGAAGGTCTGGAAAGCCTCCTAGAATTGAACCTACAAAAAAACTTGATTGAAACATTAGAACCAACAACCTTTGAAAACGTAACCAGCCTGACTACCCTAAAGCTAACGGATAATAAGCTGAGGACTCTTCCTGAAGGTGTATTTGATACTTTACCAAAACTCAAGAAGATATATCTCAACAATAACCCTTGGCATTGTGACTGCAAGCTGAAGTCTTTTGTCAACTGGATGAAAGCCAACACAAAAAAGATTATGTCCTCCACTCCAGAGACTTGTGATCTTCCTGAAGGTTTGAAAGGACAACATCTCTTGTCCCTCACAGAGGATCAACTAATATGTCCAACGAATCCACCAG